Proteins encoded by one window of Myxococcales bacterium:
- a CDS encoding enoyl-CoA hydratase/isomerase family protein, with protein sequence MTDAPITLQVHDDGAFVELRLTRPPRNVLDGAALDVLAVQAAAITSATHARAILLSAAGPNFSVGASVPEHARAHAAGMLARFHGAIRALLACDLPIVAAIRGHCLGGGLELASLAARVFVAPDAQLGQPEIRLGALAPVASVLLPRRLGQARAEDLLCSGRSVDAAAAVELGLATAVADDPEAAAAAWIRASLVPHSASSLRLATRAARAGLRRDLDDLLPVLERLYAAELSPTHDAEEGVRAFLEKRPPRWEDR encoded by the coding sequence ATGACCGACGCCCCGATCACCCTGCAGGTCCACGACGACGGCGCGTTCGTCGAGCTGCGCCTGACCCGGCCGCCGCGCAACGTCCTCGACGGCGCCGCGCTCGACGTGCTGGCCGTCCAGGCCGCCGCGATCACCAGCGCCACCCACGCCCGCGCGATCTTGCTGTCCGCCGCCGGCCCCAACTTCTCGGTCGGCGCGTCGGTGCCCGAGCACGCCCGGGCCCACGCCGCCGGCATGCTCGCCCGCTTCCACGGCGCGATCCGCGCGCTGCTCGCGTGCGACCTGCCGATCGTCGCCGCGATCCGCGGCCACTGCCTCGGCGGCGGCCTCGAGCTGGCCAGCCTGGCCGCGCGGGTGTTCGTCGCCCCCGACGCGCAGCTCGGGCAGCCCGAGATCCGCCTGGGCGCGCTGGCGCCGGTGGCGTCGGTGCTGCTGCCGCGCCGGCTCGGCCAGGCCCGGGCCGAGGACCTGCTGTGCTCGGGCAGGTCCGTCGACGCGGCCGCCGCGGTCGAGCTCGGCCTCGCCACCGCGGTCGCCGACGACCCCGAGGCCGCGGCCGCCGCGTGGATCCGCGCCAGCCTGGTGCCGCACAGCGCCAGCTCGCTGCGCCTGGCGACGCGCGCGGCCCGCGCCGGCCTGCGGCGCGACCTCGACGACCTCTTGCCCGTGCTCGAGCGGCTCTACGCCGCCGAGCTGTCGCCCACCCATGACGCCGAGGAGGGCGTGCGCGCCTTCCTCGAGAAGCGCCCGCCCCGCTGGGAGGACCGGTGA
- the had gene encoding 6-hydroxycyclohex-1-ene-1-carbonyl-CoA dehydrogenase, with protein sequence MDDTIRRGWRMTGPGQLAWFEEPLPEPPPGHVTVEVLGCGVCHTDLGYLYDGVAPAHKGPLVLGHEIIGRRADGGLVLVPAVSPCGECPACRRGRPTACAHGRMPGNHHDGGFATHVQVPSRYLCPVPAVDEPWRLAAIADAVTTPLQAVTRTGLAAGDVAIVVGAGGVGGFLVEIAVALGATVVAIDVAPARLERATAHGARVVVDPRTVEPKAARKELAKRLGAGAPDAGWHVFECSGTPAGQQLAFALLTRGGKLAIVGFTPEVIPLRLSNLMALDAEAYGNWGADPALYAPALELALTGKIDLASAVGRHALADAPAVLAAVRDHQVDHRPVLIP encoded by the coding sequence ATGGACGACACGATCCGCAGGGGCTGGCGGATGACCGGCCCGGGCCAGCTGGCCTGGTTCGAGGAGCCGCTGCCCGAGCCGCCGCCCGGCCACGTCACGGTCGAGGTGCTCGGCTGCGGTGTGTGCCACACCGACCTCGGGTACCTCTACGACGGCGTCGCGCCCGCGCACAAAGGCCCGCTGGTGCTCGGGCACGAGATCATCGGCCGCCGCGCCGACGGCGGCCTCGTGCTGGTGCCCGCGGTGAGCCCGTGCGGCGAGTGTCCGGCGTGTCGGCGCGGCCGACCGACCGCGTGCGCCCACGGCCGCATGCCCGGCAACCACCACGACGGCGGGTTCGCGACCCACGTGCAGGTGCCGAGCCGCTACCTGTGCCCGGTGCCGGCGGTCGACGAGCCGTGGCGCCTCGCGGCGATCGCCGACGCGGTGACCACGCCGCTGCAGGCGGTCACGCGCACCGGCCTGGCGGCCGGCGACGTCGCGATCGTGGTCGGCGCCGGCGGCGTCGGCGGCTTCCTGGTCGAGATCGCGGTCGCGCTCGGCGCCACGGTCGTGGCGATCGACGTCGCGCCGGCGCGGCTCGAGCGCGCGACCGCCCACGGCGCCCGGGTGGTCGTCGACCCGCGCACCGTCGAGCCCAAGGCCGCCCGCAAGGAGCTGGCGAAGCGCCTCGGCGCGGGCGCGCCCGACGCCGGCTGGCACGTGTTCGAGTGCTCGGGCACGCCGGCCGGGCAGCAGCTCGCGTTCGCCCTGCTGACCCGCGGCGGCAAGCTCGCGATCGTCGGGTTCACGCCCGAGGTGATCCCGCTGCGGCTGTCGAACCTGATGGCGCTCGACGCCGAGGCCTACGGCAACTGGGGCGCCGATCCGGCGCTCTACGCCCCCGCGCTCGAGCTGGCGCTGACCGGCAAGATCGATCTGGCCTCGGCGGTCGGGCGCCACGCGCTCGCCGACGCCCCGGCGGTGCTGGCCGCGGTCCGCGATCACCAGGTCGACCATCGCCCGGTGCTGATCCCATGA